One part of the Mariniflexile litorale genome encodes these proteins:
- a CDS encoding ABC transporter permease: MNHLPLIIKREYLTKVKNKSFIVMTILSPIIMIALISVVAYLSQLNNDKVRVITVLDESGFVKNTFENTERTSYHVLENMSLTDAKNVAKETGSVGLLHVDKPHSIDDVSSHIKFYSEESPSLSLISDLESKLEHKLTEIKLQENGVDVAMINASKIHVNIAQESFAGEKTSKTDSVMKLAFGGAAGYLLFMFIIIYGNMIMRSVIEEKTSRIIEVIISSVKPIQLMLGKIIGTSLAGITQFVIWLIIGGILLSLISMLFGVNIQTPQQDMMQQTMANPELNMQVQDFINAFYHLPLTNLIIAFILFFIGGYLLYSSFYAAIGAAVDNETDTQQFMLPIIMPLILAVYIGFFTVIEDPHGAVSTIFSFIPLTSPVVMLMRIPFGVPLWQQLVSLLILIATFMFTVWFAAKIYRVGILMYGKKPTYKELIKWIKY, translated from the coding sequence ATGAACCATTTACCACTTATAATAAAGCGCGAATATTTAACAAAAGTTAAAAACAAATCGTTTATAGTGATGACTATTTTGAGTCCCATTATAATGATAGCATTGATTTCGGTAGTTGCATATTTGTCACAATTAAATAATGATAAAGTTCGTGTTATTACTGTTTTGGACGAATCGGGATTTGTTAAAAATACTTTTGAAAATACCGAGCGAACAAGTTATCATGTTTTAGAAAACATGTCGCTTACTGATGCTAAAAACGTGGCTAAAGAAACAGGCTCGGTAGGATTGTTACACGTGGATAAGCCGCATTCTATTGATGATGTTTCAAGTCATATTAAGTTTTATTCAGAAGAATCCCCTTCACTTTCATTAATTTCAGATTTAGAAAGCAAATTAGAACATAAACTTACCGAAATAAAACTTCAAGAAAATGGCGTAGATGTTGCTATGATTAATGCTTCTAAAATACATGTTAATATTGCTCAAGAAAGTTTTGCTGGCGAAAAAACATCAAAAACAGATAGCGTCATGAAACTTGCTTTTGGTGGTGCTGCAGGGTATTTGCTATTTATGTTTATTATTATTTATGGCAATATGATTATGCGAAGTGTCATTGAAGAAAAAACCAGTAGAATTATTGAGGTTATTATTTCATCGGTAAAACCAATTCAATTGATGTTGGGCAAAATTATAGGAACTTCTCTGGCTGGTATTACCCAGTTTGTTATTTGGTTAATTATTGGTGGTATATTATTAAGTTTGATTTCCATGTTATTTGGTGTTAATATACAAACACCGCAGCAAGATATGATGCAACAAACTATGGCAAACCCCGAATTAAATATGCAGGTTCAAGATTTTATCAATGCGTTTTACCACTTACCTTTAACCAATTTAATTATAGCATTTATTCTATTTTTTATTGGAGGCTATTTGCTGTACAGTTCGTTCTACGCTGCCATTGGTGCCGCGGTTGATAACGAAACCGATACCCAACAATTTATGTTGCCCATAATAATGCCATTAATTTTGGCAGTTTATATTGGTTTTTTCACTGTCATAGAAGATCCTCATGGAGCCGTGTCCACCATATTCTCGTTTATACCATTAACATCGCCAGTAGTTATGCTTATGCGTATTCCGTTTGGAGTGCCTTTATGGCAACAATTGGTGTCGTTATTGATATTAATTGCTACCTTTATGTTTACTGTATGGTTTGCAGCTAAAATTTACCGCGTTGGTATTTTAATGTATGGTAAAAAGCCGACTTACAAAGAGTTGATAAAATGGATTAAATATTAA
- a CDS encoding mechanosensitive ion channel domain-containing protein — MYQELEKVEKAVEKNSIWREIKAFLNQHADFTQDISISVKDVLIIITVIFVTTLVLRFVLKIITRKLPDDDKGKFNVVFGYFRWLIYILILLITLNGVGVNVTAVFAASAALMIGIGLALQTLFQDIISGVFILVDQTVHVGDIIEIDGKIGRVEEIKLRTTRAVTIDNKVLIIPNHLYLENSLYNWTQNGSDTRESVEVGVAYGSDVQLVKKLLIQAAVSNKDVLYKDDIAVRFTNFGDSSLDFKVVFTISDSFNANAIKSEVRFEIDKLFRENNISIPFPQRDIHIIQRPDQSVSLRLNPSELNSNLGKD, encoded by the coding sequence ATGTATCAAGAATTAGAAAAGGTTGAAAAGGCTGTAGAAAAGAATTCCATTTGGAGGGAAATAAAAGCTTTCCTTAATCAACATGCCGATTTTACTCAAGACATTAGCATTTCTGTAAAAGATGTGTTGATTATTATTACTGTTATTTTCGTTACAACCTTAGTTTTAAGATTTGTTTTAAAAATAATAACAAGAAAACTTCCAGACGATGATAAAGGCAAGTTTAATGTAGTATTTGGTTATTTTAGATGGCTTATATATATTCTTATTTTACTTATAACGCTGAATGGTGTTGGTGTAAATGTAACCGCAGTTTTTGCTGCATCGGCAGCATTAATGATTGGGATTGGTTTAGCATTACAAACACTGTTTCAAGATATTATTTCTGGAGTGTTTATTTTGGTAGATCAAACCGTACATGTAGGTGATATTATAGAAATAGATGGTAAAATAGGAAGGGTTGAAGAAATTAAATTAAGAACCACAAGAGCTGTAACTATTGATAATAAAGTGTTGATAATTCCTAACCATTTGTATTTAGAAAACAGTTTATACAATTGGACCCAAAATGGGTCGGATACTAGAGAGAGTGTAGAGGTTGGAGTTGCATATGGAAGTGATGTACAATTAGTGAAAAAATTGTTAATTCAAGCGGCAGTTTCAAATAAAGACGTTTTATACAAAGATGATATTGCGGTACGGTTTACAAATTTTGGAGATAGCTCATTAGATTTTAAGGTTGTTTTTACTATTAGCGACAGCTTTAATGCCAATGCGATAAAAAGTGAAGTGAGATTTGAAATAGATAAGTTGTTTAGAGAAAATAACATTAGCATCCCATTTCCGCAACGCGATATTCATATTATTCAAAGACCAGATCAAAGTGTGAGTCTTAGATTAAACCCATCTGAACTTAATAGTAATTTAGGGAAAGATTAA
- a CDS encoding sigma-54 dependent transcriptional regulator produces MPKILIIEDEAAIRRVLVKILSEENESYEVEEAEDGLAGLEKIKNDDFDLILCDIKMPKLDGVEVLEGTKKIKPEIPIVMISGHGDLDTAVNTMRLGAFDYISKPPDLNRLLNTVRNALDRKELVVENKLLKKKVSKNFEMIGESAAISHIKDIIEKVAQTDARVLITGPNGTGKELVAHWLHQKSERANGPMIEVNCAAIPSELIESELFGHVKGAFTSAVKDRAGKFEAANSGTIFLDEIGDMSLPAQAKVLRALQESRIQRVGSDKDIKVNVRVVAATNKDLKKEIAEGRFREDLYHRLAVILIQVPALNDRRDDIPLLVNHFTEKIAGEQGTAVKAFSDKAVKLLQDYEWTGNIRELRNVVERLIILGGTEVSEQDVKMFASK; encoded by the coding sequence ATGCCAAAAATATTAATTATAGAAGACGAAGCTGCCATAAGACGCGTACTTGTAAAAATTCTTTCGGAAGAAAATGAATCGTATGAAGTAGAAGAGGCCGAAGATGGATTAGCGGGTTTAGAGAAAATAAAAAATGATGATTTCGATTTAATTCTTTGCGATATCAAAATGCCAAAATTGGACGGGGTTGAAGTTTTAGAAGGCACTAAGAAGATTAAACCAGAAATACCTATTGTTATGATCTCTGGTCATGGCGATTTGGATACAGCAGTAAATACTATGCGATTAGGAGCCTTTGATTACATATCAAAACCACCTGATTTAAATAGGTTACTTAACACGGTTCGTAATGCTTTAGATAGAAAAGAACTGGTTGTTGAAAATAAGTTGCTTAAAAAGAAAGTTAGTAAAAATTTTGAAATGATTGGTGAAAGTGCTGCCATTTCTCATATAAAAGATATTATAGAAAAAGTAGCACAAACCGATGCGCGGGTGCTTATTACAGGACCAAATGGTACAGGAAAAGAGTTGGTAGCTCATTGGTTACACCAAAAAAGTGAACGTGCTAACGGACCAATGATAGAAGTGAATTGTGCAGCTATACCAAGTGAATTGATAGAGAGTGAGCTTTTTGGGCATGTGAAAGGTGCTTTTACAAGTGCCGTAAAAGATAGAGCTGGTAAATTTGAAGCAGCTAACAGTGGTACTATTTTTTTAGATGAAATTGGCGACATGAGCTTACCTGCACAAGCCAAAGTGCTACGAGCTTTACAAGAAAGCCGTATACAGCGTGTGGGTAGCGATAAAGATATAAAAGTAAATGTTCGTGTGGTTGCGGCTACCAACAAAGACTTGAAAAAAGAAATTGCAGAAGGTAGGTTTCGTGAAGATTTATATCACCGATTAGCTGTTATTTTAATACAAGTTCCAGCACTAAACGATAGACGTGATGATATTCCGTTATTAGTGAATCATTTTACAGAAAAAATTGCAGGAGAGCAGGGAACAGCTGTAAAAGCGTTTTCAGATAAAGCTGTAAAATTACTTCAAGATTATGAATGGACAGGTAATATTCGTGAACTGCGTAATGTTGTTGAGCGTTTAATTATTTTGGGAGGAACCGAAGTAAGCGAGCAGGATGTGAAAATGTTTGCTAGTAAATAG
- a CDS encoding PPK2 family polyphosphate kinase, with amino-acid sequence MKDKIIEKYKVTSSVSLKDSETKVVINKADKKLKEVRKDLGKLQDTMYAHGKYAVLVCLQGMDTSGKDSLIREVFKEFNARGVVVHSFKVPTELELNHDYLWRHYIALPARGKFGVFNRTHYENVLVTRVHPEYVLGENIPTVNTVDNINDAFWDTRFEQINNFEKHITENGTIIFKFFLHLSKEEQKYRLLRRLDKQEKNWKFSPGDLKERKLWDNYQSCYEDAINRTSKPHAPWYTIPADDKDSARYMVAKIMYDTLAKYTDIQEPELDDKIKANMSLYKKELESE; translated from the coding sequence ATGAAAGATAAAATAATTGAGAAATATAAAGTAACATCATCAGTATCATTAAAAGATAGTGAAACAAAAGTTGTTATAAATAAGGCAGATAAAAAACTTAAAGAGGTACGGAAAGATTTAGGCAAACTCCAAGACACCATGTATGCTCATGGTAAATATGCGGTATTAGTTTGTTTACAGGGTATGGATACATCTGGTAAAGATAGTTTAATACGGGAAGTTTTTAAGGAGTTTAATGCAAGAGGAGTGGTGGTGCATAGTTTTAAAGTGCCTACAGAATTAGAATTAAATCATGATTATTTATGGAGACATTATATAGCCCTTCCCGCTCGTGGAAAATTTGGTGTTTTTAATAGAACGCATTATGAAAATGTATTAGTAACACGCGTACACCCTGAATATGTTTTAGGTGAAAACATTCCAACAGTAAATACTGTAGATAATATCAACGACGCTTTTTGGGATACCCGTTTTGAACAAATAAATAATTTTGAAAAGCATATTACAGAAAATGGTACCATTATTTTCAAATTCTTTTTACATCTTTCAAAAGAAGAACAAAAATACAGGTTGCTTCGTCGTTTAGATAAACAAGAGAAAAATTGGAAATTTTCTCCAGGCGATTTAAAAGAACGAAAACTGTGGGATAACTACCAATCTTGCTATGAAGATGCTATTAACAGAACATCAAAACCACATGCACCTTGGTACACCATTCCTGCAGATGATAAAGATTCTGCTCGTTACATGGTAGCTAAAATTATGTATGATACATTAGCTAAATACACCGATATCCAAGAACCTGAGTTAGATGATAAAATAAAAGCAAATATGTCATTATATAAAAAGGAGTTAGAAAGTGAATAA
- a CDS encoding M20/M25/M40 family metallo-hydrolase has product MIRTITVLCCFFISIGLNAQSDEAVLKKIYSTSLTNGKSYDWLNHLSNQIGSRLSGSLGAERAVAYTKEELETLGIDKVWLQPVMVPKWVRGAKEYAYLETEPGKTNTINICALGGSVATPSLGIKAHIVEVKNFEELEALGKTNIEGKIVFYNRPMQTDLISTFDAYGGCVNQRYQGAIEASKYGAIAVIVRSMNLRLDDLPHTGSMTYNDLPVEKRIPAAAISTNDAEILSTMLLLDKNIKLYFKQNCKQLADVQSYNVIGEITGSEFPEEYMVVGGHLDSWDLGDGSHDDGAGVVQSMDVLRLLKKSGIKPKRSIRVVLFMNEENGLRGGNKYAEEAKQKKEKHVFALESDAGGFSPRGFSFDCSDANFNQVLSWEPLFKPYLIHYFEKGGSGADVGPLKTEKNVLAGLRPDSQRYFDYHHASNDTFDAVNKRELELGAATMTALVYLFDKYGVKNN; this is encoded by the coding sequence ATGATAAGAACTATTACAGTATTATGCTGTTTTTTTATTTCAATAGGGTTAAATGCCCAAAGTGATGAGGCTGTTTTAAAAAAAATATACAGTACATCTTTAACCAATGGTAAAAGTTACGATTGGTTGAATCATTTATCAAACCAAATAGGGAGTCGTTTATCGGGTTCTTTAGGAGCCGAAAGAGCCGTGGCATATACCAAAGAGGAACTTGAAACTCTAGGTATAGATAAAGTTTGGTTACAACCTGTTATGGTGCCAAAATGGGTTCGGGGTGCTAAAGAATATGCTTATTTAGAAACGGAACCGGGTAAAACCAATACGATAAATATTTGCGCATTAGGTGGCTCGGTAGCGACCCCATCACTAGGAATAAAAGCACATATCGTTGAAGTTAAAAATTTTGAAGAATTAGAAGCTTTAGGAAAAACGAATATTGAAGGTAAAATAGTGTTTTACAACCGACCTATGCAAACCGATTTAATCAGTACTTTTGATGCATATGGAGGCTGTGTAAATCAACGTTATCAAGGAGCTATAGAAGCTTCAAAGTATGGTGCCATAGCTGTTATTGTGAGGTCAATGAATTTGCGTTTAGACGATTTACCTCATACAGGAAGTATGACTTACAACGATTTGCCTGTTGAAAAACGTATTCCAGCGGCGGCCATAAGTACCAATGATGCCGAAATTTTAAGTACCATGTTACTACTTGATAAAAATATAAAACTCTACTTTAAACAAAATTGTAAACAATTAGCCGATGTGCAATCCTATAATGTTATTGGAGAGATAACCGGAAGTGAGTTTCCTGAAGAGTATATGGTTGTTGGAGGTCATTTAGATTCTTGGGATTTGGGTGATGGGTCTCATGATGATGGAGCTGGTGTAGTACAATCTATGGATGTATTAAGATTGCTAAAGAAATCTGGTATAAAACCGAAACGTAGTATTCGAGTGGTATTATTTATGAATGAAGAAAATGGATTACGTGGCGGAAACAAATACGCTGAAGAAGCCAAACAAAAAAAGGAAAAGCATGTATTTGCTTTAGAAAGTGATGCAGGAGGCTTTTCACCTCGTGGGTTTAGTTTTGATTGTAGCGATGCTAATTTTAATCAAGTATTAAGCTGGGAACCATTATTTAAACCCTATTTAATTCATTATTTTGAAAAAGGTGGAAGTGGTGCCGATGTGGGGCCTCTTAAAACAGAAAAAAATGTTTTAGCTGGTTTAAGACCAGATTCTCAACGTTATTTTGATTACCATCACGCCAGTAACGATACTTTTGACGCCGTTAATAAACGCGAGTTAGAATTAGGTGCTGCAACCATGACAGCTTTGGTATATTTATTTGATAAATACGGAGTGAAAAACAATTAA
- the purB gene encoding adenylosuccinate lyase, which produces MSLSPLNAISPIDGRYRSKVNELAPFFSEEALIKYRVLVEIEYFIALCEIPLPQLKDVKTSVFDNLRAIYKNFTSDDALAIKKIESVTNHDVKAVEYFIKEKFDVLGLSQFKEFIHFGLTSQDINNTAIPLSIKEAMNDVYVPEYSIILNKLKSLSKDWAAISMLARTHGQPASPTRLGKEIEVFVVRLQEQFNLLNDIPSAAKFGGATGNFNAHHVAYPNIDWKAFGSKFVQEKLGLQHSFPTTQIEHYDHMAALFDNLKRINTIIIDLNRDIWTYVSMDYFKQRIKAGEVGSSAMPHKVNPIDFENSEGNLGIANAIFEYLSSKLPVSRLQRDLTDSTVLRNVGVPFGHTLIGFKSTLKGLGKLLLNESKFAEDLENNWAVVAEAIQTILRREAYPNPYEALKGLTRTNEKINKDSISNFIDTLEVSNTIKDELKRITPSNYTGI; this is translated from the coding sequence ATGTCATTATCCCCACTAAATGCCATCTCACCAATTGATGGAAGATATAGAAGTAAAGTAAACGAATTAGCCCCTTTTTTCTCAGAAGAAGCTTTAATAAAATACCGTGTTCTTGTAGAGATAGAATATTTTATTGCGTTATGTGAAATTCCCTTACCGCAACTTAAAGACGTGAAGACAAGTGTTTTTGATAATTTAAGAGCTATTTACAAAAACTTTACTAGTGATGATGCACTAGCCATAAAAAAGATTGAAAGTGTTACAAACCACGATGTTAAAGCGGTTGAGTATTTTATAAAAGAAAAATTTGATGTCTTAGGCTTATCGCAGTTTAAAGAGTTTATTCACTTTGGATTAACTTCACAAGACATAAACAATACTGCTATTCCTTTGAGTATTAAGGAAGCTATGAATGATGTATACGTACCGGAATACAGCATTATTTTAAACAAGCTTAAATCATTATCCAAAGATTGGGCTGCTATATCTATGTTAGCAAGAACCCACGGACAGCCAGCATCTCCTACACGACTTGGGAAAGAAATTGAGGTATTTGTGGTTAGATTGCAAGAGCAATTTAATTTACTTAACGACATACCTAGTGCGGCTAAATTTGGTGGTGCTACTGGAAATTTTAACGCACATCATGTTGCCTACCCAAATATTGATTGGAAAGCCTTTGGAAGCAAATTTGTTCAAGAAAAATTAGGATTGCAACATTCGTTTCCAACAACTCAAATAGAGCATTACGACCATATGGCTGCTTTATTTGATAACTTGAAACGTATTAACACCATTATAATTGATTTAAACCGAGATATTTGGACCTACGTGTCAATGGATTATTTCAAGCAAAGAATTAAAGCAGGTGAAGTTGGTAGTAGCGCCATGCCACACAAAGTAAACCCTATTGATTTTGAAAATAGTGAAGGTAATTTAGGTATTGCTAATGCTATTTTTGAATACCTTTCTTCTAAGTTGCCTGTTTCGAGACTACAACGCGATTTAACTGATAGTACTGTTTTAAGAAATGTTGGTGTTCCTTTTGGACATACATTGATTGGTTTTAAATCTACTTTAAAAGGATTGGGTAAATTATTGCTAAATGAATCTAAATTTGCTGAAGATTTAGAAAACAATTGGGCAGTTGTTGCCGAAGCGATTCAAACCATATTACGTAGAGAGGCTTACCCAAACCCTTATGAAGCTTTAAAAGGGTTGACACGCACTAATGAAAAAATAAATAAAGACTCCATTTCCAATTTTATTGATACCTTAGAGGTGTCTAACACAATAAAAGACGAATTAAAACGTATTACACCTAGTAATTATACAGGAATTTAA
- a CDS encoding adenylosuccinate lyase — MSLEEFYDELNYVDASRKNRLKYAHMVLNDISLLPKLIDIMFRVDDKISCRAAWVFEFVCDHYIYAIVPYLDVFCNQIKNVYLDSAVRPVAKVCCFIAQEYDSKHPNTLKKTLKPKHKEQIIEVCFDWMISDQKIAAKAYAMDTLFILGKNYSWVHPQLTQILEQDFQMQSAGYKVRAKRILKKLNK; from the coding sequence ATGAGTTTAGAAGAATTTTATGACGAATTAAATTATGTAGATGCTTCACGGAAAAACCGACTAAAATACGCCCATATGGTTTTAAACGATATAAGTTTATTACCTAAACTAATTGACATTATGTTTAGGGTAGATGATAAAATATCCTGTCGCGCTGCTTGGGTTTTTGAATTTGTATGCGACCATTATATCTATGCTATAGTACCTTATTTGGATGTTTTTTGTAACCAAATTAAAAACGTTTATTTAGATTCTGCAGTGCGTCCCGTAGCGAAGGTTTGCTGTTTTATTGCTCAAGAATATGACTCTAAACACCCCAATACTTTAAAAAAAACATTGAAACCAAAACATAAAGAACAAATTATTGAGGTTTGCTTTGATTGGATGATAAGCGACCAAAAAATTGCAGCTAAGGCGTATGCCATGGACACATTATTTATTTTAGGAAAAAACTATTCATGGGTGCATCCACAATTAACTCAAATTTTAGAACAAGATTTTCAAATGCAAAGTGCTGGTTATAAAGTACGTGCAAAACGCATTCTAAAAAAATTAAATAAGTAG
- a CDS encoding heme-binding domain-containing protein produces the protein MKIIKKIFLFLLIILVIAQFFGPEKNEGDLASIDAFLAETNPPEDVKLILKETCYDCHSDVTRYPWYNKITPVNYWLNHHVKDGKKHFNFSNWEGNSIKRKDHKFEELIEMVEDKEMPLESYTWTHSEAKLTDAQIASVIDWAKKVRFTYSLMPKPE, from the coding sequence ATGAAAATAATAAAAAAGATCTTCTTATTCTTGCTAATTATACTAGTTATTGCGCAATTTTTTGGGCCAGAAAAAAATGAAGGTGATTTAGCGTCTATTGATGCTTTTTTAGCTGAGACAAATCCCCCAGAAGATGTAAAACTTATTTTAAAAGAAACTTGTTACGATTGTCATAGTGATGTAACTAGATACCCTTGGTATAATAAGATTACACCAGTGAATTATTGGCTAAATCATCATGTTAAGGATGGAAAAAAACATTTTAATTTTTCAAATTGGGAAGGGAATTCGATAAAACGTAAAGATCATAAATTCGAAGAGTTGATTGAAATGGTAGAAGATAAAGAAATGCCATTAGAATCGTATACCTGGACACACTCTGAAGCGAAACTTACCGATGCACAAATTGCATCAGTCATTGATTGGGCAAAAAAAGTGCGTTTTACTTACAGTTTGATGCCTAAACCAGAGTAA
- a CDS encoding glycosyltransferase encodes MKKKILVIGFVWPEPKSSAAGSRMMQLIYFFQSQNYQITFASPCAKSDNAFDLTTLGVHQVTIELNNVSFDAFVKELNPNIVLFDRFMMEEQFGWRVAEQCPDALRILDTEDLHSLRKGRHQAFKDGKPFDTSYLFNDMANREIASIYRSDLSLIISEAEMNILKNDFKVPDDLLIYLPFMLDGVSEENIPQFPKFEDRNHFITIGNFLHEPNYNSVLYLKETIWPLIRKQLTNAELHIYGAYASQKITQLHNQKEGFLTKGFAKDANEVMQQAKVCLAPIRFGAGLKGKLVDAMQNGTPCVITSVGAEGMFGDLDANGFVEDAPEDFVNKAVRLYQDGKLWKEKQLNGFQIINNRFNKVEFQQKLASIVAETTQQLHNKRLNNFTGHMLQHHALQSTKFMSKWIEEKNTSAGKI; translated from the coding sequence ATGAAGAAAAAAATATTAGTCATTGGTTTTGTATGGCCAGAACCCAAAAGTTCTGCGGCAGGAAGCAGAATGATGCAATTGATTTATTTTTTTCAATCACAAAATTATCAAATTACATTTGCGAGTCCTTGTGCCAAAAGTGATAATGCATTCGATTTAACAACGCTAGGAGTCCATCAAGTTACGATAGAACTTAATAACGTCAGCTTTGATGCTTTTGTAAAAGAACTGAATCCAAATATTGTATTGTTCGACCGTTTTATGATGGAAGAACAATTTGGATGGCGCGTTGCAGAACAATGTCCTGATGCTTTACGAATTTTAGATACAGAAGATTTACATAGTTTACGAAAAGGAAGACATCAAGCATTTAAAGATGGAAAACCTTTTGATACGTCATATTTATTCAATGATATGGCAAATAGAGAAATAGCCAGTATATATAGAAGTGATTTAAGTTTGATTATTTCAGAAGCTGAAATGAATATTCTTAAAAATGATTTTAAAGTTCCTGACGATTTATTGATTTATTTACCATTTATGTTGGATGGTGTTTCAGAAGAAAATATACCTCAATTTCCAAAATTTGAAGACAGAAACCATTTTATAACTATTGGGAATTTTCTGCATGAACCCAATTACAATTCGGTGTTGTATTTAAAAGAAACCATTTGGCCATTAATAAGGAAGCAATTAACTAATGCCGAATTACACATTTATGGCGCATATGCTTCTCAAAAAATAACTCAGCTTCATAACCAAAAAGAAGGTTTTTTAACAAAAGGATTTGCTAAGGATGCAAATGAAGTGATGCAGCAAGCCAAAGTATGTTTAGCACCCATTCGGTTTGGAGCAGGTTTAAAAGGGAAGTTGGTAGATGCCATGCAAAACGGTACCCCTTGCGTTATAACAAGCGTTGGGGCAGAAGGTATGTTTGGAGATTTGGATGCTAATGGATTTGTTGAAGATGCTCCTGAAGATTTTGTAAACAAAGCCGTTCGACTATATCAAGATGGAAAGCTTTGGAAAGAAAAACAATTAAATGGATTTCAAATAATAAACAATCGTTTCAATAAAGTAGAATTTCAACAAAAATTAGCTTCCATTGTTGCTGAAACAACTCAACAACTTCACAACAAACGTCTTAACAACTTTACAGGGCATATG